Proteins encoded together in one Salarchaeum sp. JOR-1 window:
- a CDS encoding 2,5-diamino-6-(ribosylamino)-4(3H)-pyrimidinone 5'-phosphate reductase: protein MHVRVNAATSVDGKLSTRERTQFAISGAEDFARVDELRADFDAVMVGVGTVLADDPSLTLKDAALATARESRGESPQPARVVADSQARTPTDASVLGPDADTYVLVSENAQQSRVRELERAGAHCVVAGNERVALPDALAKLEADGVERVMVEGGGELLFSLFADDLVDALSVFVGSMVVGGRDAPTLVDGDGFTDDFPRLSLTDADRLDDGVLLTYDVLGRDGGD from the coding sequence TCCACGCGAGAGCGCACGCAGTTCGCGATAAGCGGCGCGGAGGACTTCGCGCGCGTGGACGAACTCCGCGCCGACTTCGACGCGGTGATGGTCGGCGTCGGCACCGTCCTCGCGGACGACCCCTCGCTCACCCTGAAGGACGCCGCCCTCGCGACCGCCCGGGAGAGCCGGGGGGAATCCCCGCAGCCGGCGCGCGTCGTCGCCGACTCGCAGGCGCGCACGCCGACGGACGCGAGCGTCCTCGGCCCGGACGCCGACACGTACGTCCTCGTCTCCGAGAACGCCCAACAGTCCCGGGTTCGGGAACTGGAGCGGGCGGGCGCGCACTGCGTCGTCGCCGGGAACGAGCGCGTCGCCCTCCCCGACGCGCTCGCGAAACTGGAAGCCGACGGCGTGGAGCGCGTGATGGTCGAGGGCGGCGGCGAACTCCTCTTCTCCCTGTTCGCGGACGACCTCGTGGACGCCCTCTCAGTCTTCGTCGGGTCGATGGTCGTCGGCGGACGGGACGCCCCCACACTCGTCGACGGGGACGGCTTCACCGACGACTTCCCCCGACTCTCCCTCACGGACGCGGACCGACTGGACGACGGCGTCCTCCTCACCTACGACGTGCTCGGACGGGACGGCGGAGACTAG
- a CDS encoding PHP domain-containing protein, translated as MDERVTLRVDPHVHSDGSYDGHEPVKLLLEHASDIGLDAIVVTDHDAIEESLRAARLAPEYGLVGVPGVEVSTRHGHLLAIGVTERPPKGESFADTVAAVRDLGGAAIVPHPFQRSRHGVRKRYLDDTEVEAVEVYNSMLFTGFRNRRARRYARNREYPGIGSSDAHHVMNVGRAYTELDVNASSKAEVRASDVVDAIREGSTGVRGRRTPIHRSARQYAMGAVKKGLFEVTSRTPLVPTVPSSYAQQF; from the coding sequence ATGGACGAACGCGTGACGCTTCGCGTCGACCCGCATGTTCACTCGGACGGGTCGTACGACGGGCACGAACCCGTGAAACTCCTGCTGGAACACGCGAGCGACATCGGCCTGGACGCCATCGTCGTCACCGACCACGACGCCATCGAGGAGTCCCTGCGGGCCGCGCGCCTCGCCCCCGAGTACGGCCTCGTCGGGGTTCCGGGCGTGGAGGTGTCGACCCGCCACGGCCACCTGCTCGCCATCGGCGTCACCGAGCGCCCGCCGAAGGGCGAGTCGTTCGCGGACACCGTCGCCGCCGTCCGCGACCTCGGCGGCGCAGCCATCGTCCCGCATCCCTTTCAGCGAAGTCGACACGGCGTCCGGAAGCGCTATCTCGACGACACCGAGGTGGAAGCCGTCGAGGTCTACAACTCGATGCTGTTCACGGGGTTCCGGAACCGCCGCGCGCGCCGGTACGCGCGCAACCGCGAGTATCCCGGAATCGGGTCGAGCGACGCCCACCACGTGATGAACGTCGGACGCGCGTACACTGAACTCGACGTGAACGCATCCTCGAAGGCCGAAGTCAGGGCGAGTGACGTCGTGGACGCCATCCGCGAGGGGTCGACGGGCGTTCGCGGCCGCCGAACCCCGATTCACCGGAGTGCCCGCCAGTACGCGATGGGGGCCGTTAAGAAAGGACTGTTCGAGGTCACGTCGCGCACGCCGCTCGTGCCGACGGTGCCGTCGTCGTACGCCCAGCAGTTCTAG
- a CDS encoding FAD-dependent oxidoreductase, which translates to MSEQPHVEIYTKSVCPYCEKAMDLFDEKGIEYETYNVTGDPERFAEMKERANGRETAPEVFIDDELIGGWDDTHELDQTGELDEKLGLTDDAVEAVEEHRKLIITGTGIAALTAAIYAARSNNDPLLFEGDEPGGQLTLTTEVENYPGFPEGISGPDLINNMKEQAQRFGAELEHGVVEDVTDDERPFRVELANGDVYTADAVIAASGASARTLGIPGEDELMGYGVSTCATCDGAFFRGEDMVVVGGGDAAAEEAAFLTKFADTVYLVHRREELRAEDYWQERIEEHVENGDMEVLWNTEATEIHGSPEDGVESVSLVRNPAGHPSEKLDDAETESFDLDVGAFFVAIGHTPNTDYLEGTDVELDDEGYIVTQGGAGGGQTATGVPGLFGAGDVVDHHYQQAVTAAGMGCKAALDCDAWLETEADLAESELASGEAPADD; encoded by the coding sequence ATGAGCGAGCAGCCCCACGTGGAGATATACACCAAGTCGGTGTGTCCCTATTGCGAGAAGGCGATGGACCTCTTCGACGAGAAGGGCATCGAGTACGAGACGTACAACGTCACCGGCGACCCCGAGCGGTTCGCGGAGATGAAAGAGCGCGCGAACGGCCGCGAGACCGCTCCCGAGGTGTTCATCGACGACGAACTCATCGGCGGCTGGGACGACACGCACGAACTCGACCAGACCGGCGAACTCGACGAGAAACTCGGCCTCACGGACGACGCGGTCGAGGCGGTGGAGGAACACCGGAAACTCATCATCACCGGTACCGGAATCGCAGCGCTGACGGCGGCCATCTACGCGGCGCGCTCGAACAACGACCCGCTCCTGTTCGAGGGCGACGAGCCGGGCGGCCAGCTCACGCTCACGACCGAGGTGGAGAACTATCCGGGGTTCCCGGAGGGCATCTCGGGCCCCGACCTCATCAACAACATGAAAGAACAGGCGCAGCGCTTCGGCGCGGAACTGGAGCACGGCGTCGTCGAGGACGTTACCGACGACGAGCGACCGTTCCGCGTCGAACTCGCGAACGGCGACGTGTACACCGCGGACGCGGTCATCGCGGCGTCGGGCGCGAGCGCGCGGACGCTCGGCATCCCGGGCGAGGACGAACTGATGGGGTACGGCGTCTCGACGTGCGCGACGTGCGACGGCGCGTTCTTCCGCGGGGAGGACATGGTCGTCGTCGGCGGCGGCGACGCCGCGGCAGAGGAAGCGGCGTTCCTCACGAAATTCGCGGACACGGTGTATCTCGTCCACCGCCGCGAGGAGCTCCGCGCGGAGGACTACTGGCAGGAACGCATCGAGGAACACGTGGAGAACGGCGACATGGAAGTCCTCTGGAACACGGAAGCCACGGAAATCCACGGGTCGCCCGAGGACGGCGTGGAGTCCGTGAGCCTCGTACGGAACCCCGCCGGCCATCCCTCGGAGAAACTCGACGACGCCGAGACGGAGTCGTTCGACCTCGACGTGGGCGCGTTCTTCGTCGCCATCGGCCACACGCCGAACACGGACTACCTCGAGGGAACCGATGTGGAGCTCGACGACGAGGGCTACATCGTCACGCAGGGCGGCGCGGGCGGCGGGCAGACCGCGACCGGCGTCCCCGGTCTGTTCGGCGCGGGCGACGTGGTTGACCACCACTACCAGCAGGCCGTCACCGCGGCCGGAATGGGCTGTAAGGCCGCGCTCGACTGCGACGCATGGCTCGAAACCGAGGCCGACCTCGCCGAATCCGAGCTCGCGAGCGGCGAAGCGCCCGCGGACGATTAA
- a CDS encoding DUF357 domain-containing protein: protein MPADLEEKTDRYERLLAEALDAAAVAPPPDTPLGEAALEFEEMAQSYLEDGRHFREQDDLVNALASFSYGHGWMDAGARIGVFDVPTDGHLFTQ from the coding sequence ATGCCCGCAGACCTCGAAGAGAAGACGGATCGGTACGAGCGACTGCTCGCGGAGGCGCTCGATGCGGCGGCGGTCGCGCCGCCCCCGGACACGCCGCTCGGGGAGGCCGCGCTGGAGTTCGAGGAGATGGCGCAGTCCTACCTGGAGGACGGCCGGCACTTCCGCGAGCAGGACGACCTCGTGAACGCGCTCGCGTCGTTCTCGTACGGCCACGGCTGGATGGACGCCGGCGCGCGAATCGGCGTGTTCGACGTACCCACCGACGGCCACCTGTTCACGCAGTGA
- a CDS encoding winged helix-turn-helix domain-containing protein yields the protein MEAALWYVLTGTRGGPNRARLLRAVDDRPRNANQLADDLDLDYKTVRHHLDVLVENDIVQSSGDDYGAVYLPTERAQTHWETVEDIIEEVDE from the coding sequence ATGGAGGCCGCGCTCTGGTACGTGCTCACCGGGACTCGCGGCGGCCCGAACCGCGCGCGACTGCTGCGCGCGGTGGACGACCGCCCCCGGAACGCGAACCAGCTCGCCGACGACTTAGACCTCGACTACAAGACGGTTCGTCACCACCTCGACGTGCTCGTGGAGAACGACATCGTGCAGTCGAGCGGGGACGACTACGGCGCGGTCTACCTCCCGACCGAGCGCGCGCAGACGCACTGGGAGACGGTGGAGGACATCATCGAGGAGGTGGACGAATGA
- a CDS encoding PGF-CTERM sorting domain-containing protein produces the protein MTVVLIGSVLAVAPGAAAGATAGGASVTFDAQTSGGYTVTVENVTLPDGGFVTIHDASVTEGNVLGSVVGSSTYLEAGTHESVTVRLDEPLSEDGTYVAMPHMDTNDNRVYEFVSANANADGPYTMSGSAVVDTANVTVSASVSMSDQPTGGNSVVVDRVELSEGGFVAVHDSTLLDGEVTGSVVGHSQYLSAGVHENVRITLNASVGNETVIAMPHMDTNGDEAYTFVESGGETDGPFLTMDDSAVLDTASATVTSEAMVSAENQTTGGHTVTVESVFVPAGGFVTIHDATVTEGAVFDSVRGTSDYLAPGLHRNVQVTLDDPLANDTTIVAMPHKDTDDDMAYTFVESEGATDGPYTSDGSAVVDTATATVSASVTMNTQESGGHTVVVESVDLSDGGFVTIHDSSLFAGDVFGSVVGTSDYLEAGYHEDVEVTLSTPANESQVLVAMAHQDTNGDTTYSFVESEGATDGPYTANGGAVVDTAKALVNAVVVADDQQTDGTTVTVDSVTLANGGFVTIHDSTLADGAVLESVVGTSQYLSAGTHENVTVQLDAELSGEQTVFAMAHKDTNGDMAYSFVQSEGATDGPYVQSGMPVMQSLSVDAPGQTTTTMDEMTTTMDEMTTTMDETDASGSTPGFGVGLALIAVLGAALLALRRD, from the coding sequence ATGACAGTCGTCCTGATCGGCTCGGTGCTCGCGGTCGCTCCCGGAGCGGCGGCGGGCGCGACGGCCGGCGGGGCGAGCGTCACCTTCGACGCACAGACCAGCGGTGGGTACACAGTCACCGTGGAGAACGTCACGCTCCCGGACGGCGGGTTCGTGACGATTCACGACGCCTCGGTGACCGAGGGCAACGTCCTGGGGAGCGTCGTCGGCTCCTCGACCTACCTCGAAGCCGGCACGCACGAGAGCGTCACCGTCCGGCTCGACGAACCGCTGAGCGAGGACGGGACGTACGTCGCGATGCCGCACATGGACACGAACGACAACCGCGTCTACGAGTTCGTCTCCGCGAACGCGAACGCGGACGGCCCGTACACGATGAGCGGGAGCGCGGTCGTCGACACGGCGAACGTCACCGTCTCCGCGTCGGTGTCGATGAGCGACCAGCCGACCGGCGGGAACTCGGTGGTCGTTGACCGCGTCGAACTCAGCGAGGGCGGGTTCGTCGCCGTGCACGACAGCACGCTCCTCGACGGCGAAGTGACGGGGAGCGTCGTCGGTCACAGCCAGTACCTCTCCGCCGGCGTTCACGAGAACGTCCGCATCACCCTGAACGCGTCCGTGGGTAACGAGACGGTCATCGCGATGCCGCACATGGACACGAACGGCGACGAGGCCTACACGTTCGTCGAGAGCGGCGGCGAGACCGACGGGCCGTTCCTGACGATGGACGACAGCGCGGTGCTCGACACCGCGTCCGCCACCGTCACGAGCGAAGCGATGGTGTCCGCCGAGAACCAGACGACAGGCGGCCACACCGTGACTGTCGAGTCGGTGTTCGTCCCCGCGGGCGGCTTCGTCACGATTCACGACGCCACGGTGACCGAGGGCGCGGTGTTCGACAGCGTCCGCGGGACGAGCGACTACCTCGCGCCCGGCCTCCACCGGAACGTGCAGGTGACGCTCGACGACCCGCTCGCGAACGACACAACGATCGTCGCGATGCCGCACAAGGACACGGACGACGACATGGCGTACACGTTCGTCGAGAGTGAGGGCGCGACCGACGGCCCCTACACGAGCGACGGGAGCGCCGTCGTCGATACGGCGACCGCGACCGTGTCCGCGTCCGTGACGATGAACACCCAGGAGTCCGGCGGGCACACCGTCGTCGTCGAGTCCGTCGACCTCAGCGACGGCGGGTTCGTGACGATTCACGACAGCAGCCTGTTCGCGGGCGACGTGTTCGGGAGCGTCGTCGGCACGAGCGACTACCTCGAAGCGGGTTACCACGAGGACGTCGAAGTGACGCTCTCCACGCCCGCGAACGAGAGCCAGGTGCTCGTCGCGATGGCGCACCAAGACACGAACGGCGACACGACGTACTCGTTCGTCGAGAGTGAGGGCGCGACCGACGGCCCCTACACGGCGAACGGCGGCGCGGTCGTCGACACCGCGAAGGCGCTCGTGAACGCCGTCGTGGTCGCCGACGACCAGCAGACGGACGGGACGACCGTCACCGTCGACTCCGTGACGCTCGCGAACGGCGGGTTCGTCACGATTCACGACAGCACGCTCGCGGACGGCGCGGTGCTGGAGAGCGTCGTCGGCACGAGCCAGTACCTCTCCGCCGGCACGCACGAGAACGTCACCGTCCAGCTAGACGCCGAATTGAGCGGCGAGCAGACCGTGTTCGCGATGGCGCACAAGGACACGAACGGCGACATGGCGTACTCGTTCGTCCAGAGCGAGGGCGCGACCGACGGGCCGTACGTGCAGAGCGGCATGCCGGTAATGCAGTCGCTCAGCGTCGACGCGCCCGGGCAGACCACCACGACGATGGACGAGATGACGACCACGATGGACGAGATGACGACCACGATGGACGAGACCGACGCGTCGGGTAGCACGCCCGGGTTCGGCGTCGGCCTCGCGCTGATTGCGGTGCTCGGCGCCGCGCTCCTCGCGCTCCGCCGGGACTGA
- a CDS encoding translation initiation factor IF-2 subunit beta: MDYEDQLDRAMSEKPDVAGSESRFDVPEPTVRKEGNVTVYENFQDTIDRLGRDQEHVLKFIQDELATSAQIDESGRARFTGEFGADRVEAVLDDYVDTYVRCPECGLPDTNLETQNGTERLHCEACGARTPV, encoded by the coding sequence ATGGATTACGAGGATCAACTCGACCGAGCGATGAGCGAGAAGCCCGACGTCGCCGGGAGCGAGAGCCGATTCGACGTCCCCGAACCCACGGTTCGCAAGGAGGGGAACGTCACCGTCTACGAGAACTTCCAGGACACCATCGACCGCCTCGGCCGCGACCAGGAGCACGTCCTCAAGTTCATTCAGGACGAACTCGCGACGAGCGCCCAGATAGACGAGAGCGGCCGCGCGCGCTTCACCGGCGAGTTCGGCGCCGACCGCGTCGAAGCCGTGCTCGACGACTACGTCGACACCTACGTCCGCTGTCCGGAGTGCGGGCTTCCCGACACGAACCTCGAAACGCAGAACGGGACGGAACGCCTCCACTGCGAGGCCTGCGGCGCGCGCACCCCGGTCTAA
- a CDS encoding UPF0058 family protein, which produces MKKQELIHLHGLLAEVSNFYEGVEDDGVTLDEYQDLGVRPTSIHKSKTEHKAAVFALASGITTSVEAEPETVAAQAD; this is translated from the coding sequence ATGAAAAAGCAGGAGCTCATCCACCTGCACGGACTGCTCGCCGAAGTAAGCAACTTCTACGAGGGCGTGGAAGACGACGGCGTCACGCTCGACGAATACCAGGATCTCGGGGTGCGACCGACATCCATCCACAAATCGAAAACAGAACACAAAGCGGCAGTGTTCGCGCTCGCGTCCGGCATCACGACGTCCGTGGAAGCCGAACCCGAGACGGTCGCCGCGCAGGCTGACTAA
- a CDS encoding DUF555 domain-containing protein, which translates to MDRRVVLEAAVPVYDVDTADEAVRIAIAKTGDSLNPDLNYVDIGPATRECPNCGEPENAAFVAADEGLVALELELTVYNVERDEHAARIARSELGRHLADVPLAVLDVADA; encoded by the coding sequence ATGGACCGCCGCGTCGTCTTGGAGGCCGCCGTCCCCGTCTACGACGTCGACACGGCCGACGAAGCCGTCCGCATCGCCATCGCGAAGACCGGCGACTCCCTCAACCCCGACCTGAACTACGTCGACATCGGGCCCGCGACCCGCGAGTGCCCGAACTGCGGCGAACCGGAGAACGCCGCGTTCGTCGCCGCGGACGAGGGACTGGTCGCGCTCGAACTCGAACTCACCGTCTACAACGTCGAACGCGACGAACACGCCGCCCGCATCGCGCGCTCGGAGCTCGGACGACACCTCGCGGACGTCCCGCTCGCCGTCCTCGACGTGGCGGACGCGTAG
- a CDS encoding DNA-3-methyladenine glycosylase has product METGSIPLDSLASAFDLQATLESGQSYLWTREDGATYETDGAHGGDAWYATAADGEVLRVRQTDDELVWEATTDADALLHDLLRLDDDLDAIRGAANTDDLVDAAYDRYWGMRIVSDPFFGCLISFICSAQMRVERIFAMQESLREAYGERIEFDGRTYHAFPTPDALADTTEDDLRDLGLGYRAPYVQRTAELVASGELTRDDILGLDYEDARDAMTGFVGVGEKVADCVLLFSLDYPDAVPLDTWIRTAIEDYYPDCARGNYADTSRALREQFGPYAGYTQTYLFHHLRNGGGT; this is encoded by the coding sequence ATGGAAACCGGGTCGATCCCTCTCGACTCTCTCGCGTCCGCGTTCGACCTGCAAGCCACCCTCGAATCGGGACAGTCCTATCTCTGGACCCGCGAGGACGGCGCGACCTACGAGACGGACGGCGCGCACGGCGGCGACGCCTGGTACGCCACCGCCGCCGACGGCGAAGTCCTGCGGGTGCGCCAGACCGACGACGAACTCGTCTGGGAGGCGACGACGGACGCCGACGCCCTCCTCCACGACCTCCTCAGACTGGACGACGACCTCGACGCGATACGCGGTGCCGCGAACACCGACGACCTCGTGGACGCCGCGTACGACCGCTACTGGGGGATGCGCATCGTCTCCGACCCCTTCTTCGGCTGCCTGATATCCTTCATCTGCTCGGCGCAGATGCGAGTCGAACGCATCTTCGCCATGCAGGAGTCACTCCGGGAGGCGTACGGCGAGCGCATCGAGTTCGACGGCCGCACCTACCACGCGTTCCCGACGCCGGACGCGCTCGCGGACACGACGGAGGACGATCTCCGCGACCTCGGTCTCGGCTACCGCGCACCCTACGTCCAGCGCACCGCCGAACTCGTCGCGTCCGGCGAACTCACCCGCGACGATATTCTCGGACTGGACTACGAGGACGCCCGGGACGCGATGACGGGGTTCGTCGGCGTCGGCGAGAAGGTCGCGGACTGCGTGCTCCTGTTCAGCCTCGACTACCCCGACGCCGTCCCCCTCGACACCTGGATTCGAACCGCCATCGAGGACTACTACCCCGACTGCGCGCGCGGGAACTACGCCGACACGTCGCGCGCGCTCCGCGAGCAGTTCGGGCCGTACGCCGGCTACACCCAGACGTATCTGTTCCACCACCTGCGCAACGGCGGCGGCACGTAG
- a CDS encoding acylphosphatase — protein sequence MATRVQAHVFVSGTVQGVYYRATTRDEAGKRGVDGWVQNLDDGRVEAVFEGDPDSVEAMVEWCHTGSPAADVEEVSVEYGAPEGYESFEIRR from the coding sequence ATGGCTACCCGCGTGCAGGCGCACGTCTTCGTCTCCGGCACCGTACAGGGCGTCTACTACCGGGCGACCACCCGCGACGAAGCCGGGAAACGCGGCGTCGACGGCTGGGTGCAGAACCTCGACGACGGCCGCGTCGAAGCGGTCTTCGAGGGAGACCCGGACTCCGTGGAGGCGATGGTGGAGTGGTGTCACACCGGCAGTCCCGCTGCCGACGTCGAGGAGGTCTCCGTGGAGTACGGGGCGCCGGAGGGGTACGAGTCGTTCGAGATTCGGCGGTAG
- a CDS encoding NAD(P)H-hydrate dehydratase: protein MISSRRMAAVDENAEALGVSRKQLMESSGNAVAREVRDAVEPGASIAIVAGRGNNGGDAFVAARFLSEYDVSVHLLGRRETITTAISRENWDALAESEILAEAVSDSRALDLGTPDVLVDALLGTGVSGAPREPEASAIDAINAADATVVSVDVPSGMDADTGETPGAVVDADRVVTFHDAKPGLEGETVTVADIGIPEAAELFVGPGDRNVLGRDPQAHKGDFGKVTVIGGGPYTGAPALSAQAALRAGADLAYVACPERVADDVQGYSEDLIVEPFVGTRLQPTHVEALLDRASERDVVVLGPGLGDADDTLRAVRQFLADYEGRAVVDADALQVVPDVDTEATLVCTPHQGELEEMGGPRESEWRDRMAAAESFAADIGHTILVKGAYDIVTDGEATRANRTGNPGMTVGGTGDVLAGATGALLSVTDPVGAGGLAAYANGRAGDAAVSENGYGLLASDLLTRLPHALYDDD from the coding sequence ATGATTTCGAGCAGGCGGATGGCCGCCGTGGACGAGAACGCGGAGGCGCTCGGCGTCTCCCGGAAGCAGTTGATGGAGTCGAGCGGGAACGCGGTCGCGCGCGAGGTGCGAGACGCGGTCGAACCGGGCGCGTCGATCGCGATAGTCGCGGGCCGGGGGAACAACGGCGGGGACGCGTTCGTCGCCGCGCGCTTCCTCAGCGAGTACGACGTGTCCGTCCACCTCCTCGGCCGCCGCGAGACCATCACCACCGCCATCAGTCGGGAGAACTGGGACGCGCTCGCGGAGAGCGAGATCCTCGCGGAGGCGGTCTCGGACTCGCGCGCGCTCGACCTCGGCACGCCTGACGTGCTCGTGGACGCGCTGCTGGGGACGGGCGTGTCGGGCGCGCCCCGCGAACCCGAGGCGTCGGCCATCGACGCCATCAACGCGGCGGACGCGACGGTGGTTTCGGTGGACGTGCCGTCGGGCATGGACGCGGACACGGGCGAGACGCCGGGCGCGGTCGTGGACGCCGACCGCGTCGTGACGTTTCACGACGCGAAACCCGGCCTGGAGGGCGAAACCGTCACGGTCGCGGACATCGGGATTCCGGAGGCGGCCGAGTTGTTCGTCGGGCCGGGCGACCGGAACGTCCTCGGGCGCGACCCGCAGGCGCACAAGGGCGACTTCGGGAAGGTGACGGTCATCGGGGGCGGGCCGTACACGGGCGCGCCGGCGCTGTCGGCGCAGGCGGCGCTCCGCGCGGGCGCTGACCTCGCGTACGTCGCCTGCCCCGAGCGCGTCGCGGACGACGTGCAGGGGTACAGCGAAGACCTCATCGTCGAACCGTTCGTCGGCACGCGCCTCCAGCCGACGCACGTCGAGGCGCTCCTCGACCGCGCGAGCGAGCGCGACGTGGTCGTGCTGGGACCGGGGCTCGGCGACGCGGACGACACCCTGCGCGCCGTCCGCCAGTTCCTCGCGGACTACGAGGGGCGCGCGGTCGTGGACGCCGACGCCCTCCAGGTCGTCCCGGACGTCGACACCGAGGCGACGCTCGTCTGCACGCCCCATCAGGGCGAACTCGAGGAGATGGGTGGCCCCCGCGAGTCCGAGTGGCGCGACCGCATGGCCGCGGCGGAGTCGTTCGCCGCGGACATCGGGCACACGATACTCGTAAAGGGCGCGTACGACATCGTCACGGACGGCGAGGCGACGCGCGCGAACCGCACGGGCAACCCCGGGATGACCGTCGGCGGAACCGGGGACGTGCTCGCGGGCGCGACCGGCGCGCTCCTCTCCGTCACCGACCCCGTGGGGGCGGGCGGGCTCGCCGCGTACGCGAACGGCCGCGCGGGCGACGCCGCCGTCTCCGAGAACGGCTACGGGTTGCTCGCGAGCGACCTGCTTACGAGGCTCCCGCACGCACTGTACGACGATGACTGA
- the moaC gene encoding cyclic pyranopterin monophosphate synthase MoaC translates to MTDDELTHTTAEGDVQMVDVGEKPDSHRRAVARGEIHLSESTVDAVRADEIGKGDVLATARVGAVQAVKHTWETIPMCHQIPITNVETDFALEPETIALEVAVETTGKTGCEMEALEGVTTGLNVVWDMVKAAEKDGSGQYPGTRIENVEVVAKEKRRPE, encoded by the coding sequence ATGACTGACGACGAGCTGACCCACACGACGGCGGAGGGCGACGTGCAGATGGTTGACGTGGGCGAGAAGCCGGACAGCCACCGGCGCGCCGTCGCGCGCGGCGAGATCCACCTCTCCGAGTCCACGGTGGACGCGGTTCGCGCGGACGAAATCGGGAAAGGAGACGTGCTCGCCACCGCCCGCGTCGGCGCGGTGCAGGCCGTGAAGCACACGTGGGAGACGATTCCGATGTGCCACCAGATACCGATCACGAACGTCGAGACCGACTTCGCGCTCGAACCCGAGACGATTGCGCTCGAAGTCGCCGTCGAAACCACCGGAAAGACCGGCTGCGAGATGGAGGCCCTGGAGGGCGTGACGACCGGGCTGAACGTCGTCTGGGACATGGTGAAAGCCGCCGAGAAGGACGGATCAGGCCAGTACCCGGGGACGCGCATCGAGAACGTCGAGGTCGTGGCGAAGGAAAAACGCCGACCGGAGTAG